The window GTGCGTATCCACATGCCGCATCGCATCATCAGCGGTTACTTCAACTCCACTGATGGCATAGCCAAATTTTTGCAGATTCATTTTGAGTTGCAATGCTAAAATAGTTTCATCTTCGACAACTAAAATTTTAATATCTTCATTTTTTTTACGCATTTGCTCTATTTTCCTCTAAATGAGATTTTGATATGATTTCTTTTGACTATGATAACAAATATCATTTAAAAAGAGAATAAAGGAATCCAAAAATGGCTTTTCAAAGAGGAATTAAAAAGAGTTTAGGGTTATCATTGGTCGCAACTGCCCTTTTAACCAGCGTTGTGATAGCTGATGATCAAAAACTAGAAACAGTTGAAGTGTGGGAGACTCAAGTCACCAGCTCTTCCATCAATGTCGGAAGCAGTGCGATAGAGACCAAACAAGCCGATCATCTCAGTGACCTTTTGCGTGATCTTCCCGGTGTCGATGTGGGTGGAACGCATTCGATTAATAACCGTATCAATATTCGTGGTCTCCAAGATGAAAACTTAGACATTACCCTAGATGGTGCCAAAGTACAAAATGCCAACATGTTCCATCACATTGGAAATTTGCTGATCAACCCTGATATTTTAAAAAAAGCAGACATTCAAGTGGGCACCAACTCGGTAGTGAGTGGTAGCCTTGGTGGCTCGGTTGCATTTGAAACCAAAGATGCGAAAGATCTTTTAAGAGATGGTAAAGAGTATGGTGGTCGCGTCCAAGGCAATTACAATACCAATGACAGTTACGGTAGCTCTGTTTCCGCTTTTGGAAAAATAACCGATAAAGTCGATCTTTTACTCTACCACCATTATGTCAACAACAGTAACTGGGAAGATGGCAATGGGCTTGAAACGTTGGGTGCTGAAGGTGACATTGGCAATACACTGATTAAATTAGGCTATGACATTAGCGATGTTCAGCGCATCGTTTTCTCCTACGACAGGCTTAAAGATGAGGGTGATTACTCTCCACGCCCTAACTTTGGTCGCGGTTACAATGAAGCACGAACAGGAAAATACATCTTCCCAACCGAATATACCAGAGAGACGATCAGCCTGAAACATGAAATCGATCTTGGGGATGCACTTCTGCTTCAAACGACGATTTACAGTAATGAAAATAAGCTTGAGCGCTACGAAAAGCTCAATGGTGTTACCGCTGTTCGCCCGCCTTTAAACGGTGTTGCCCAAACCGAAGGACAACTTGATGGTACGGTAGAGACAAAAGGTATCAACATGAAAGCACAATCTACCGTACTGCTTGGTGGCGTGAATAACACCTTTACCTATGGTGGCTTGTATGATGAGCAAACCAGTAAAGTAAAATGGAAGGGTGCAAAATATGGCGATGACGAAGAAGCAAAAACAGGTGCGCTCTATGTCGAAGATGCACTCTCTTTTAGTAATGGACTAACCTTAACGCCTGGAATTCGTTATAACCATTATGAGCTTGATGGTATTTTTGCCAATATCAATGATGATGAAATGACCTATGGCTTGGCGGCTGAGTATGCTGTCAATGACAATTTAACGTTACTAGCGAGTGCCACAACACTCTATAAAGGCGCTGAGATGGTTGATGTTTTAGCCTCCACACGAACCAGCGCACTTTCAAATTCCAACCTCAAATCCGAAACAGGAATTAACAAAGAAGTAGGCTTTAAATACCAAGTAAAAAATACCATGGGTGTGGATGCGCTTGGTTTTAGTTTCAAATATTTTAATACAGACATTGACGATTACATCGTTTCAAACCCAAGCACAAGTGTGCTTACCAATGGCGGAGAGTTGGAGCTTCGAGGATTTGAAACCAGTGTTGGCTTCCAAAAAGGTGCTTTTAACGCGCTTATTACCTATGCACACTCAGATTCAAAATTTAAATCATCAGCTGAACCCTTGGATGAGCAACCAGGTGATAGCCTTTCTGTTGGATTGGATTATGCGTTTGCTAAAAATTTAACGCTAAGTTGGGATTCATTGTTTGCGTTTGATCTTGATGACCGTCCAGCATCCACTTCAACCACGCGCTATTTGGAAAAAGAGTCGTATAACGTCCATGACATTGCGGTGAAGTGGAAACCGCAGAGTGTTAAAGGATTAACACTGATTGCAGGTGTTGATAATATCTTTGATAAAACCTATGTGGCACACACCTCTATCAACACAGCTTATTATTACCTTGGTAGTTGGGCAAGTGCATCGGACTATGAGCCAGGTCGAAACATCAAGCTCTCATTCTCATATGAATTT is drawn from Sulfurospirillum arsenophilum NBRC 109478 and contains these coding sequences:
- a CDS encoding TonB-dependent receptor domain-containing protein codes for the protein MAFQRGIKKSLGLSLVATALLTSVVIADDQKLETVEVWETQVTSSSINVGSSAIETKQADHLSDLLRDLPGVDVGGTHSINNRINIRGLQDENLDITLDGAKVQNANMFHHIGNLLINPDILKKADIQVGTNSVVSGSLGGSVAFETKDAKDLLRDGKEYGGRVQGNYNTNDSYGSSVSAFGKITDKVDLLLYHHYVNNSNWEDGNGLETLGAEGDIGNTLIKLGYDISDVQRIVFSYDRLKDEGDYSPRPNFGRGYNEARTGKYIFPTEYTRETISLKHEIDLGDALLLQTTIYSNENKLERYEKLNGVTAVRPPLNGVAQTEGQLDGTVETKGINMKAQSTVLLGGVNNTFTYGGLYDEQTSKVKWKGAKYGDDEEAKTGALYVEDALSFSNGLTLTPGIRYNHYELDGIFANINDDEMTYGLAAEYAVNDNLTLLASATTLYKGAEMVDVLASTRTSALSNSNLKSETGINKEVGFKYQVKNTMGVDALGFSFKYFNTDIDDYIVSNPSTSVLTNGGELELRGFETSVGFQKGAFNALITYAHSDSKFKSSAEPLDEQPGDSLSVGLDYAFAKNLTLSWDSLFAFDLDDRPASTSTTRYLEKESYNVHDIAVKWKPQSVKGLTLIAGVDNIFDKTYVAHTSINTAYYYLGSWASASDYEPGRNIKLSFSYEF